One region of Labrus bergylta chromosome 23, fLabBer1.1, whole genome shotgun sequence genomic DNA includes:
- the si:ch211-214j24.14 gene encoding bcl-2-like protein 13: protein MGDMDPEDTKSLDSSDGAVQAGEENHSSNSDMVHLEREEAEMLQEAEEDEDDDLQSSVLSVLGGERELVELREEEETDLHAPETEGLLVSAEEPIVEKEPAEFMQVVPPMALPPLPIVRLHPPSTTSTPIPSITTSEAEEPYITEGLHPPFIFAAMEDEPPTESREHLKFSQVLLSDVEEHSAESSEAAIEKSEPQPSPLPKTSKRQSSTKLLIRNAALVAIVGVVAYAAIAYCRK from the coding sequence ATGGGCGACATGGACCCCGAGGACACTAAGAGCCTGGACAGCAGCGATGGGGCAGTGCAGGCCGGAGAGGAGAACCACTCGTCCAACTCGGACATGGTCCACCTGGAGCGAGAGGAGGCCGAGATGCTgcaggaggcggaggaggacgaggacgacgACCTGCAGTCGAGTGTGTTGAGCGTTTTAGGCGGGGAGAGGGAGCTAGTTGagctgagggaggaggaggagacggacCTCCACGCCCCAGAAACTGAGGGGCTCCTGGTGTCAGCAGAGGAGCCCATAGTGGAAAAGGAGCCTGCAGAGTTCATGCAGGTGGTTCCCCCGATGGCCCTGCCTCCTCTACCTATCGTCAGGCTTCATCCCCCTTCCACTACATCAACGCCCATCCCTTCAATCACAACCTCTGAAGCCGAGGAGCCTTACATCACCGAGGGGCTCCACCCTCCGTTCATCTTTGCAGCGATGGAAGACGAGCCTCCGACGGAGAGTCGTGAGCATTTAAAATTCTCGCAGGTTCTCCTCTCCGATGTGGAGGAACATTCTGCCGAAAGCTCCGAAGCAGCGATAGAAAAGTCGGAGCCACAACCTTCGCCTCTACCAAAGACTTCCAAACGTCAGAGCTCCACAAAGCTGCTGATTAGAAATGCTGCTTTAGTGGCCATTGTGGGAGTTGTAGCATACGCCGCTATAGCTTACTGCAGAAAGTAG